In one window of Brassica rapa cultivar Chiifu-401-42 chromosome A07, CAAS_Brap_v3.01, whole genome shotgun sequence DNA:
- the LOC103829103 gene encoding uncharacterized protein LOC103829103, translating into MIKTKLLNKCNKWTYVDRVRLVYLCVIHGFLIAKDSRVFIPHEYIRLVMDFEKMRMYPWGLHAYDELLASILKARKDLHLKNSYVLDGFSYAFQIWVMEAIPDIGSMVGKKIKKNMTKVRCRNWKGSGKVSYADISSLESHFNKGELFPFIYATGNNDVVDSTEFYREDEKTNERIGRIVTLLNAKQDWTDFVWEVEDLPPTLELSDSENDGENVEVEDVTDTHVDEPAVVARRGKRKLNDPGAEARKKELLCQRAAEHNSGISSGMKTFIEGLFTSSTCSSSSFWREDFRLLYVRWDNPCIFRNTYRIYAFLINRSP; encoded by the exons ATGATAAAGACGAAGCTTCTTAACAAATGCAACAAGTGGACGTATGTGGACAGGGTTAGGCTAGTGTATCTGTGCGTCATACATGGATTCCTCATAGCTAAGGATTCAAGAGTGTTTATCCCACATGAATACATCCGTTTGGTGATGGATTTTGAGAAGATGAGGATGTATCCGTGGGGTCTTCACGCGTATGACGAGCTGCTTGCATCAATACTCAAAGCAAGGAAAGATTTACATCTGAAGAACAGTTACGTGTTGGATGGATTCTCCTATGCGTTTCAGATATGGGTTATGGAGGCAATCCCAGACATTGGTAGTATGGTGGGTAAGAAGATCAAAAAGAACATGACCAAAGTGAGATGTAGGAATTGGAAAGGAAGTGGGAAAGTTTCCTACGCAGATATCAGCAGCCTAGAGTCCCACTTTAATAAg GGAGAGTTGTTCCCATTTATATATGCTACTGGGAACAATGATGTGGTTGATAGCACTGAGTTCTATAGGGAAGATGAGAAGACAAATGAAAGAATTGGTCGCATTGTTACTCTTCTCAATGCCAAACAAGATTGGACAGATTTCGTATGGGAAGTCGAGGATTTGCCTCCAACTTTGGAGCTTTCTGATTCAGAGAATGATGGAGAGAATGTTGAAGTCGAAGATGTCACAGATACTCATGTTGACGAACCGGCTGTTGTTGCAAGAAGAGGAAAGCGTAAGCTAAATGATCCTGGTGCGGAGGCTCGAAAGAAAGAACTGCTTTGTCAACGGGCAGCTGAACATAATAGTGGTATCTCCAGTGGAATGAAGACTTTCATTGAAGGTTTGTTTACCTCTAGTACCTGCAGCTCTTCTAGTTTCTGGAGGGAGGACTTTCGCTTGCTGTACGTGAGATGGGACAATCCATGCATCTTTCGGAACACTTATAGGATTTATGCTTTCCTCATAAATCGATCTCCATGA
- the LOC103829104 gene encoding uncharacterized protein LOC103829104 codes for MHIYAYSGFWRSSKTKGWKFLVDEETGGRLLTLVTSKTFDNLRVMVCEDFGTDLNLVNIDLSYLPSDLVIGLDSPPVFITNDRQLKNFLTYVKTKASTRLCVCIRSKVGFNLNEEPAELPNREEVGMSGEVSDDIDGEAELEEKDAKIDESDDENKCEKDMTNGKSVRFSLVDVVKKGQHFTSKAALQATMEICAMKHNFDYTVAKTDRRVWYVRCAYDDCRWRVRAEGLTGSSYFIIKKYVPDHSCAPSSRNHSVRTVSSKTVGSLIKDKYETVKEGPKPNDIIQFMRDDHGVEISYSLAWEAREYAVSVVRGIPEKGYEKVPKYLYMMKEANPGPHTFYETDSDGRFRFFFIAYGQSIRGFYAAIRKVIVVDETFLKSKYKGVLMVDIALDGNSNLYPIAFGVVDSENDRSWEWFMRQLKVVIGDNQNLAFVSDRNNSLAKALAKVYPHAHHGICIHHLLNNVVTYFKGKGVAGLVTKASKAYRVADFKKQFTAIFSISPEIGNYLIQVDVRKWARCQFPGYRYDVRTNNPAESINSALCSPREFPVIPLLDSIRKMMTRWFFKRRALSSKHEQPLTVSVEKKIDRRIEKGKKFQVFPVSDDRFLVRGDTFECMVDLVRRTCSCGKFDMMKIPCRHAIKQLSA; via the coding sequence ATGCACATCTATGCCTATTCTGGTTTTTGGAGATCGTCCAAAACAAAAGGGTGGAAGTTTCTTGTTGATGAAGAAACAGGAGGTAGACTACTTACTTTGGTCACAAGCAAAACCTTTGACAACCTAAGAGTTATGGTTTGTGAGGACTTTGGAACCGATCTAAACTTGGTCAATATCGACCTGAGTTACTTACCTTCCGATTTGGTTATTGGCCTCGACTCACCACCTGTTTTCATCACCAATGATCGGCAACTCAAAAATTTTCTTACATATGTGAAGACCAAAGCTTCAACGCGGTTATGTGTGTGTATTCGATCTAAGGTCGGATTTAACTTGAATGAAGAGCCTGCTGAGTTGCCTAACAGAGAGGAAGTGGGTATGTCGGGTGAAGTTTCAGATGATATTGATGGTGAAGCCGAGCTTGAAGAAAAAGATGCGAAGATAGATGAAAGTGATGACGAAAACAAGTGTGAGAAAGATATGACCAACGGAAAGTCTGTCCGTTTTTCTTTGGTTGATGTTGTGAAGAAGGGTCAACATTTTACTAGCAAAGCAGCTTTGCAGGCAACAATGGAAATATGCGCAATGAAACATAATTTCGACTACACGGTTGCCAAAACGGATAGAAGAGTTTGGTACGTTCGTTGCGCGTATGATGATTGCCGCTGGCGTGTTCGCGCAGAGGGATTAACAGGttcttcatattttatcatcaaaaaGTATGTGCCTGATCATTCATGTGCTCCATCATCAAGGAACCACTCTGTTCGGACCGTTTCATCAAAAACAGTTGGTAGTCTCATTAAGGATAAGTACGAAACTGTCAAGGAAGGGCCGAAACCTAATGATATTATCCAGTTTATGCGTGATGATCATGGAGTTGAGATATCCTACTCTTTAGCTTGGGAGGCACGTGAGTATGCAGTAAGTGTTGTGAGAGGCATTCCAGAGAAGGGTTATGAAAAAGTTCCCAAATACTTGTACATGATGAAGGAAGCTAATCCAGGACCACACACATTTTATGAAACTGATAGCGATGGGAGATTCAGATTCTTCTTCATCGCATATGGTCAGTCTATTCGCGGTTTTTATGCTGCCATTCGGAAAGTTATTGTTGTGGATGAGACTTTCTTGAAGAGCAAATACAAAGGAGTATTAATGGTTGATATTGCTTTGGATGGAAACTCGAACCTATATCCTATTGCATTTGGAGTTGTCGACTCAGAGAATGACCGCTCGTGGGAATGGTTTATGAGACAACTTAAGGTTGTCATTGGTGATAATCAGAATTTAGCTTTTGTGTCTGACCGGAATAATTCACTTGCTAAAGCTCTTGCAAAAGTGTATCCGCATGCTCATCATGGAATTTGCATTCACCACTTGCTGAACAATGTTGTTACATATTTCAAGGGTAAAGGTGTCGCTGGTTTGGTGACAAAGGCTTCTAAAGCTTACCGAGTAGCTGATTTTAAGAAGCAATTCACTGCTATTTTCTCAATTAGTCCTGAAATTGGAAACTATCTGATACAAGTTGATGTGAGAAAGTGGGCTCGTTGTCAATTTCCGGGTTACAGGTACGATGTTAGGACCAATAACCCTGCTGAATCAATAAATTCTGCTTTGTGTTCGCCAAGAGAGTTTCCAGTTATACCCTTGTTGGACAGCATAAGGAAAATGATGACTCGATGGTTTTTCAAACGTAGAGCTTTAAGTTCTAAGCATGAACAGCCACTGACCGTTTCTGTAGAGAAGAAGATTGATCGAAGGATTGAGAAGGGTAAGAAGTTTCAGGTTTTCCCAGTTAGCGATGACAGGTTTTTGGTTCGAGGTGACACTTTTGAATGTATGGTCGACTTGGTCAGACGCACATGTTCATGTGGGAAATTCGATATGATGAAAATTCCATGCAGACACGCCATAAAGCAGCTTTCAGCGTAG